Proteins from a single region of Leucoraja erinacea ecotype New England chromosome 25, Leri_hhj_1, whole genome shotgun sequence:
- the LOC129709070 gene encoding immunoglobulin lambda-1 light chain-like, translating into MKAVTPRNRVHKRPGETPDQPLHLAPSTKIITMSCWMSLVCVLAFSAACINAQITLNQPPSKSTSPGQNALISCILTGGSLGSYYVSWYQQIPGAVPRFLFYYNSGNSIVRGSGVSDRFAGSVSGNTATLTIANVQLGDAADYYCAVWINAFIFGKGTRLGIGAPRAPAMSVLGPSAEEIKGKGTATLLCLVSGFNPGAVDIEWTVEGSTRSDGVETSPIQQEKDNTFSASSYLTLPVTVWNSNNLYSCVVKHETQAIPFEADITRTGCI; encoded by the exons ATGAAGGCAGTGACGCCTCGCAACAGGGTTCATAAGCGACCTGGAGAGACACCTGATCAACCACTTCATCTGGCGCCCTCCACCAAAATAATTACAATGTCTTGCTGGATGTCACTGGTTTGTGTGTTAGCATTTTCAGCAGCGT GCATAAATGCGCAAATTACACTAAATCAGCCGCCTTCAAAATCCACGTCTCCGGGGCAAAACGCGCTAATTTCCTGTATCTTGACTGGCGGCAGTTTAGGTAGTTATTATGTTTCCTGGTACCAGCAGATTCCCGGAGCGGTTCCGCGGTTTCTGTTCTACTATAACTCGGGCAACAGCATTGTTAGAGGTTCGGGAGTTTCTGACCGTTTCGCGGGATCAGTGTCAGGCAACACTGCAACATTGACAATAGCGAATGTGCAGTTGGGGGACGCTGCGGACTACTACTGTGCTGTGTGGATAAATGCTTTCATCTTCGGCAAAGGAACGAGGCTGGGTATTGGCG CACCTCGCGCCCCCGCAATGTCCGTCCTCGGACCTTCAGCGGAAGAAATCAAGGGAAAGGGCACGGCCACCCTGCTGTGTTTGGTGAGCGGGTTTAATCCGGGTGCAGTGGACATTGAGTGGACCGTGGAAGGCAGTACGAGAAGTGACGGCGTTGAGACCAGCCCAATCCAGCAGGAGAAGGACAACACGTTCAGTGCGAGCAGTTACCTGACTCTGCCAGTCACAGTCTGGAACTCAAACAATCTTTACTCTTGTGTGGTTAAACACGAAACCCAGGCAATCCCGTTTGAGGCAGACATCACCAGAACCGGCTGTATCTAA
- the LOC129709071 gene encoding immunoglobulin lambda-1 light chain-like → MSCWMSLVCALAFSAAFTNAQVALNQPSSKSTSLGQNVQISCIMTGGSLSTNIVSWYQQIPGAVPRFLFYYSAGSSITRGSGVSDRFAGSVSGNTITLTIANVQSGDAADYYCGVWLNPFIFGKGTRLGIGAPRAPAMSVLGPSAEEIKGKGTATLLCLVSGFNPGAVDIEWTVEGSARSDGVETSPIQQEKDNTFSASSYLTLPVTVWNSNNLYSCVVKHETQAIPFKADITRTGCI, encoded by the exons ATGTCTTGCTGGATGTCACTGGTTTGTGCGTTAGCATTTTCCGCAGCGT TCACAAATGCGCAAGTTGCACTAAATCAGCCGTCTTCAAAATCCACGTCTCTGGGGCAAAACGTGCAAATATCCTGTATCATGACTGGTGGCAGTTTAAGTACCAACATTGTTTCCTGGTACCAGCAGATTCCCGGAGCGGTTCCGCGGTTTCTGTTCTACTATTCCGCGGGCAGCAGCATTACTAGAGGTTCGGGAGTTTCTGACCGTTTCGCAGGATCAGTGTCAGGCAACACCATAACATTGACAATAGCGAATGTGCAGTCTGGGGACGCTGCGGACTATTACTGTGGTGTGTGGCTAAATCCTTTCATCTTCGGCAAAGGAACGAGGCTGGGTATTGGCG CACCTCGCGCCCCCGCAATGTCCGTCCTCGGACCTTCAGCGGAAGAAATCAAGGGAAAGGGCACGGCCACCCTGCTGTGTTTGGTGAGCGGGTTTAATCCGGGTGCAGTGGACATTGAGTGGACCGTGGAGGGCAGTGCGAGAAGCGACGGCGTTGAGACCAGCCCAATCCAGCAGGAGAAGGACAACACGTTCAGTGCGAGCAGTTACCTGACTCTGCCAGTCACAGTCTGGAACTCAAACAATCTTTACTCTTGTGTGGTTAAACACGAAACCCAGGCAATCCCGTTTAAGGCAGACATCACCAGAACCGGCTGTATCTAA